In the genome of Engraulis encrasicolus isolate BLACKSEA-1 chromosome 21, IST_EnEncr_1.0, whole genome shotgun sequence, the window ACATAGCGTAAATATGCAGAAATAACACACAAAATAACAAAGTTTCCACTTTGTATTTATTACATACCCTATATGTAATAAAAGGTTGTGAGTGACATGAGAACAGCAATAGGCATCTGCTCCAGACATAAGGCATTCAATCACAAAAAGGCACTTTCCTAACCAGACATTTCCACATATGAGCTGGTCTTCAAAAGTAACACATACCAAAACTTTTTCTGCATGATTCAAATTATATTTAGGAGTCTATGGAGGCATATGGTAATATGGCACAGATTATTTACTTATTATTATACAACAGTCAGTATTTACAGAGTAGGCCCATCTATGTGAAGGCAGATTCCAGGAGGCACGCGAGATGGAGGTTTTAGTCGCGAGGGGGCGCTAGTGGACCAGGTACTCAGTGCGCTTGTTCATCCGAACTTGGCAGAAGGACAAGAGACCCACCACCACGTAGATGCCTGCGGCGATGAAGCAGTTGTAGCCCACTTGGTTGTAAAGTCCGTATATCGTTTGTAAGGCATTCGCTCTGTTGGGTGGGAAATTATATAAGGAAGTGTAGTTAGCAGTTCGTTCACAAATCCCTTACCCAAATGTCAGTGTTCAACAGTGCAGCGTGAacagttttttatttgtttttatcacGTTGAGATGAAAAGAATGAGATGTAGCCTACTATTCTGCATCCACCTGTGGGTCGTCATGTTACTGTACTCGAATAACTTAGCACAGCATCACATCAGATTCAGCATGACTTATCATTAAGGCAATATTGCAATAAAAGCACTACTGGGAGTGGAGACGGAGCCCTGTGGAACAGTAGCCTAATTCCATTTCTCTATTTGAATGTTTATAGTCTGCACCCCGTGCAACTTCGTCATCGTTGTCATATGACACAAGTGTCTGGAGTCGGTTTCTTTGCTACCACTCTGGAAACAACTGGCAATATTAAAAGGGAACTTACGCATCGCCCTGCATATCCTCCTCACTGACAGGCACGTCCTCGATTAATACAGCAGAGTGGATAGTAAAGAAAATCCCCAACATTGACTGTAAACGAAAATTACAAGTTAAGAAAAAACGTTGCACCCGTGAAAAGCTCAGGTTTGAATAATAATGTACATGTttgacatgtaaaaaaaaaactcaactaaACAATCGTACACAATGAAAACATATAGTCATCCTCACTTGTGATGGTGTACAGAAGATAAAG includes:
- the rnaseka gene encoding ribonuclease kappa-A, which encodes MASCLFCGPKLAACGIVLSIWGVIMLSMLGIFFTIHSAVLIEDVPVSEEDMQGDAANALQTIYGLYNQVGYNCFIAAGIYVVVGLLSFCQVRMNKRTEYLVH